The Priestia koreensis genomic interval GTCCACGACTAATGAGGATTATGAACAGCTCATACAGTTGCTACAAAATATTCACGGAAAGGTTTTGGAAGAATGGCGTTTGGATAGCTTGGCTTATGTTTATGAAGCGGTTGGTAAAGATGAACAGGCAACAGTAGCTCTAAGGAGCGCGTTGAAGTTAAATGAAAATCATCTAGAACTTCAAAAGCATTATGCAGCGCATGTCTTGAAGACTAATCCAACGGAGACATTAAAACGAATGAGACGCTTGATTGAACAAAACCCTCATCGAGAGGATTTTTATTCTTTATTTGTCATGGCTGCCGACAGCTTAAACGAGACGATGGAAATACCAAAATGGTTCAAAGGTATGTCTTTTACAGACGAAGAGCAGAGCATGGCGAGCGTGTATACAGCGATGGCGGTGGGAGAAAATGAAGAAGCTTCCGAACAGAATACGAGTTCCTTTTTAACTCGTGCTTTTGCAAAAATCAAAGGGAAATCTCGTCGGTTGATGAGGCTCGGTTTGCAAATTGATTTGTATGAAAAAGCGATGAAGCTACACCCTGATAACGAGCTCGCATATGAACAGCTGGCACATTTATATGAAAAAGTGGAGCTCGTAAAGGACGCAGTAAAAGTATTGAAAAAAGGCTTGAATCATTCATTTAGTCTGTCGCTAGCTGATCAGCTTCTTATTCTGCATTTAACGTATTCACAGGAGTTAGATCCTCATGAAGCCATTCCTTTTGCTGAGCAGATGATGCAGGAAGCACCAGACGAAGAGGAAATTTGGGTGAAAAAAGCCTTTTTATTAGAGATGATGTCCTATGATCAAGAAGCCGAGCAGTTATTTCTGCGTGCAATCGAGAAAAACCCTTATACTCGAAACGTACATCAGGGACTTGGCGCTCTTTATCATAAAATGGGACGGTATACAGATGCGGTTCGAGTATTAGAAGAGGGAACAAACATTCATTCCTCGCTTACGCTACAAAATGAGCTAAGTCGCGCCTACTATGCCACTCATCAAGTAGACAAAGCGCTCGCATTAACAGAGAACGTATTGCGTGCAGATGAATCGTTTTTAGAAGCAAGGTACAATCAGGCATGTTATTTAACAACGCTACATCGTTATGAAGAGGCGAATGAGCAGCTACAACGTGTCCTAAAAGAAGATGAGAGTGGCTTTTTTAAGGAGCAGGCGCTTATAGACGAAGATCTAGAGCCGCTTCGATTGCAGGGGTTGTTAAAAGCTTAAAATGTTCCTCTTTTTTCCACTTATAGGTATATTCTTTGGGTAATAGGAAGAAAACGTATATACTAGGTGTAAGGGGTCAAGTTAAAAGAGGTGTTTAAGATGGAAAAAGGCTGGACGATTTATGTAGCAAAAGAAGATTGTGAGCCTTGGTATTTTTTAAGCGATTGGCAAGATCAAATTACAAGCGAGCTTTCCTTTGATGAAAAAGAAGCAGCTCTTGCCCGCTACGTAGAACTTGTAAATGAGTACAAAGCACAATATCCGGAATCAAAGCATAAGAACTATTCTCTATATAGCTTTTGGAATAAGGATGAAGAAGTCTATTGCGAGGCCTGTGAGGACTATTTGCAAGTCTTCCACAGTATTCGCCTGCAGTATGACGGGGAACTATATGATGTTCAAGGTGATGATCAGGCTCTTCAGTACATCATGCAATCAGTAAAAAACTAATCGGTTAAAAAACCAACCAAAAAGACGAAGTTCGAACAATTTGTTCGGGCTTCGTTTTTTTTTAGCGGATTTCATTCTTTGAAAGAAGTCCAATTTACGCAAAAAATGAAGAATTCGTCAATAACCAATATTTTTTTTATTTTCTGACATCTAATTGCAATCTCGAATCATATGATCTATAATTTTAAGAAAATTTAAAAAAGTATAAAAGAAAAAATCAGGGGGACAGCAGAATGAAATTGTACGTTTCTGTCGACATGGAAGGAATTACAGGACTTGTTGATGCATCGCACGTCGATTCTTCTAGACACAATTATGAACGTGGGCGACTGATTATGACGAATGAAACCAATGCCGTGGTAAATACCGCCTTTGCGTCTGGATGCGAGGAAATTGTGGTGAATGACAGCCATTCAAAAATGAACAACTTGCTTATTGAACATCTACACCCGGATACGCAGTTAATTACAGGTGATGTAAAACCATTCTCTATGGTTCAAGGATTAGATGACAGCTTTAAAGGAGCGATGTTTCTTGGCTATCACGCTCGTGCTTCCGTTCCAGGAGTAATGACACATAGCATGATTTTTGGCGTTCGCCGTATGTACATAAATGAGGTTGAAGTAGGAGAATTAGGATTCAATGCATACGTAGCAGGTTACTATGGAGTACCTGTTTTACTCGTTGCAGGTGATGATCAAGCGGCTGCTGAAGCAGAGGCGCTTATCCCGAATGTAACGACAGCGGTAGTTAAAGAAGCGATTTCGCGTTCGGCGTCCAAGAGCTTAACACCCGCAAAAGCGGCAGAGCTGCTAAAGGCGAAGACAGAAGAAGCGCTAAAAAAAGAAGTGAAACCACTCGTTCCTCCTGAAAAACCGGTTCTTCGAATTGAATTTGCCAATTATGGACAAGCCGAATGGGCTCACTTAATGCCTAAAACAGAAATTGAAAAAGGAACAACGATTGTACGTTATGAAGCTGATAACATACTAGAAGCTTATCAAGCGATGCTCGTCATGACTGAGCTTGCAATGCGAACAACATTCTGTTAAGAAAGTGTGATGACAATGGGAAAATATATAGTTAAGCGATTTGTCGCGATGATTGCTACGCTGTGGATTATTACCACACTTACGTTCTTTCTCATGCATATGATTCCAGGTTCACCATTTAACCAAGAGCGTAACACAAGCGACGTCGTTCAAAAGAACTTAGAGGCACATTATCATTTAGATCAACCGCTCTACACGCAGTATTTTCTTTACCTGAAATCGATCGCCACGTTCGATTTTGGTCCTTCAATTAAACAACCAGATTCAACGGTAAATGACTTGCTATCACGCGGTTTTCCAGTATCACTCGAACTTGGAACCGTAACGCTTATTGTTGCTATTATCTCCGGAATTATTTTAGGAATTATCGCCGCCTTATTTCACAACGGAATTGTCGATTATGTCGCTATGACCCTAGCTGTTTTAGGAATTTCCATCCCAAACTTTGTCATGGCTCCCCTGCTCATTCAGCAGCTTGCTGTTAACTGGGAGATTCTACCTGGTGCCATGTGGACAAGCTGGAAGCATATGATTTTGCCAACTGTGGCACTAGCTACAGGACCGATGGCGATCATTGCACGCCTGACTAGGTCTAGCATGCTTGAGGTTCTCACGCAGGATTATATCCGAACAGCAACAGCGAAAGGGCTTACGCCGTTTAAAATTGTTGTAAAACATGCGCTCAGAAATGCGTTGTTACCTGTTGTGACGATCATCGGAGCGCTAGCTGCAGGTATTTTAACAGGAAGCTTTGTCATTGAAAAGATCTTCGCTATTCCTGGGATGGGGAAATATTTCGTCCAGAGTATTAACGATCGTGACTACCCGGTAATCATGGGTACGACCGTATTTTATAGTGCATTTTTAATTTTTATGCTCTTTGTGGTTGATTTAGCTTATGGGTTTTTAGATCCTCGAATTAAGCTTCATAAGAAGGAGGGGTAAGAGATGGGACTTCCTACACAACAAGACCCGAATACGGTTTTAGATGAATGGTTTGTACCAAAGAAAAAAGATGCAAATGAAGCAGAAGCAGTAGTAAGACCAAGTCTTTCCTATTGGCAGGATGCTTGGCGAAGGCTGCGCAAAAATAAGTTGGCGATGACGGGGCTTGTAATGCTAATTGTTCTCATTATCATGGCTATTATTGGTCCCATCATTTCTCCTCATAGCGTGACAAAGCAGACGTTGACAGATCAAAACTTAGCGCCGTCCTCTACGCACTGGTTTGGAACCGATGATATGGGCCGAGATGTGTTCACACGAACATGGTATGGAGCTAGAATCTCGCTGTTTGTTGGATTTATGGCGGCCTTAATTGACTTTATTATTGGTGTGTTGTACGGAGGGATTTCGGGATACAAAGGTGGGAGAACCGATAACATCATGATGCGTATCGTAGAGGTGCTATATGGTCTACCGTACCTTCTTGTCGTTATTCTTCTAATGGTTGTCATGGGACCAGGGATGGGAACGATCATTGTGGCTCTTACTGTTACGGGATGGGTAGGAATGGCGCGAATTGTTCGTGGACAGGTGCTTCAAATTAAAAACTATGAATTTGTGCTAGCATCCCAGACGTTTGGAACGAAGGTATTTCGAATTATCCGTAAAAACTTACTGCCTAACACAATGGGCGCGATTATCGTTCAAATGACGTTGACTGTTCCTTCTGCCATTTTTGCTGAAGCCTTCCTAAGCTTTTTAGGTCTTGGCATTCAGGCTCCATATGCGAGCTGGGGAGTAATGGCAAGTGACGGAGTAACAAGTATTTTAGCTGGCTACTGGTGGCGTTTGTTTTTCCCAGCTTTCTTTATTTCGATCACGATGTATGCATTTAACGTACTCGGAGATGGACTTCAAGACGCATTAGATCCGAAGTTAAGGAGGTAAAGCATGGAAAAGGTACTTGAAATAAAAAACTTACACGTCTCTTTTGATACATACGGGGGCACCGTAAAAGCAGTACGAGGAGTCGAATTTGATCTCCATAAGGGCGAGACAATTGCGATTGTAGGGGAATCAGGATGTGGAAAAAGTGTTACCTCTCAAAGTATTATGCGCCTTATTCCGAAAGCAACGGGACGTATTGCAGACGGCTCTATTTTATTCAAAGGGAACGATTTAACGAAATTAAAAGAGTCAGAGATGCGTAAAATCAGAGGATCAGAGATCTCAATGATTTTCCAAGATCCAATGACCGCTCTGAATCCAACGATTACAGTTGGGGAGCAAATTACAGAAGGAATTATGCAACATACGAAAGCAACGAAGCAACAAGCAAAACAAAAGGCAGTTGAAATGCTAGAGCTAGTAGGAATTTCAAGTCCTAAGGAGCGCTTAAAGCAATATCCTCATCAATTTAGTGGGGGAATGAGGCAGCGCATTGTTATTGCAATGTCATTGGTCTGCGAGCCGGAAGTCATTATTGCGGATGAACCAACAACAGCTCTTGATGTGACGATTCAAGCCCAAATTCTCGAATTATTCCGAGATATTCAGCGCAAAACGAACGTTTCGATCATTCTCATTACGCATGACTTAGGCGTGGTTGCTCAGGTGGCCGATCGGGTGGTCGTCATGTATGCAGGAAAAGTAGTGGAAGCAGGAACAAGGCGAGAAATCTTTTATAACCCGCAGCATCCGTACACAAAAGGACTGCTAAATTCTGTTCCGAGGTTAGATTTGGAAGGTGGAGATTTAATTCCAATTCCAGGGTCACCGCCTGATTTATTCTCTCCGCCTACAGGGTGTGCGTTTGCACCAAGATGTCCGTATGCGATGGAAGTGTGTGACCGTGTACATCCGAGTGACACGATCATTAGCGAGGGGCATCATACGAGCTGCTGGCTTCAGGATGAGAGAGCGAAAAAGCTTGTCAGTACGTTAGCATAAACGAAGGGGTTTTATCTGTTTTACAGATTATAATAGATGACTAGACTGAGGGGGATTTTAAATGAAAAAAGTGTTTTCGCTATGTGTAATGGTCATGCTTGTATTTGCACTTGCAGCCTGTACGGCAACAAGTGATCAAGCAAGTGACTCAGAGAAAAGCGGTGGTAAAAAAGGATCAAAGGTTCTGTATTTGAACAATGGTCAGGAGCCAACTTCACTTGATCCGCCAATCGGATTTGATTCTGTTTCTTGGAATGCGTTAAACAACCTTATGGAAGGAATGACGCGTTTAGGGAAAGATCACAATCCTGAAGCCGCTACGGCAAAGGACTGGGATGTATCAGAGGATGGAACAAAATACACGTTCCATATTCGTGATGATGCAAAGTGGTCAAACGGTGATCCTGTAACAGCAGGAGACTTTGAATTTGCTTGGAAGCGATTATTAGATCCAAAAACAGCTTCTTCTGCTGCATTTTTAGGTTATTTCATTAAGGGCGGCGAAGAATTTAACACGGGTAAAGGAACAGCAGACAACGTGCAAGTAAAAGCAACAGATGATAAAACGTTAGAGGTCACGTTAACAAGTCCACAAGCTTATTTCCTAAGCGTTATTGCAAACCCAGCGTTTTTCCCAATTAATCAAAAAGTGGCGGAGAAAAATCCGAAATGGTATGCAGAGGCTGACACATTTGTTGCTAATGGGCCATTCAAGTTAACAGAATGGAAGCATGACAGTAATTTTGTTATGAAGAAAAACGATCAATATTGGGATGCGAAAAATGTAAAGCTTGATCAAGTAAATTGGGCTGAAGTGAGCGATACAACGACAGAGTATCAGCTTTTCCAAACGGGTGAGCTTGATACATCAGGCGTACCATCTGATTTAAGTGATAAGCTTTTCAAAGACGGTGAAGTAAAAGTAGATGACCAAGCAGGTGAATATTTCTACCGCTTTAACGTAACCATGGAACCATTCCAAAATGCGAACATTCGTAAAGCGTTCGCGATGGCGGTCGATCAACAAAAGATCGTGGATTACGTAACGAAAAGAAAACAAAAACCAGCTACGGCATTCGTTTCACCAGGCTTTAATGAACCTTCAGGAGATGACTTCCGTAAAACAGGCGGAGATCTTGTAGAATTTGATAACAAAGAAGCAAAATCATTGTTAGAAAAAGGGATGAAAGAAGAAGGATACAGTAAGTTACCAGCTGTTACATTAACGTACAGCACAAGTGAAGATCACAAAAAGATCGCAGAAGCAATGCAAGATATGCTGAAAGAAAATTTAGGCGTTGATGTGAAGCTTGCGAATATGGAGTGGAACGTGTTCCAAGACGAGCAAAAGAAGCTTAAATTCCAATTCTCACGCAGTTCATTCTTAGCTGATTATGCTGATCCAATTAACTTTTTAGAAAACTTCCAAACGGGTCATTCAATGAACCGTACGGGATGGAGCAATCCAAAATATGATGAGCTAATCAAACAAGCGAAGAGCGAAGCCGACGAAGAAAAACGTTTTAAAATTATGCACGAAGCAGAACAAATTTTATTTGATGATATGCCAATCTTACCAATTCATTTCTACAACCAAGTGTATTTACAAAATAAAGACGTAACAGGAATTGTCCGTCATCCTGTTGGGTACTTAGAACTTAAGTGGGCAGACAAGAAATAAAACAGCACAGCTAGGAAGGTGTCCATGGGCAACACGCCTGGGCACCTTCTTGCATATAGTGAGTAAATGAGTGAAGTTAATGCGTATGGATGGATGTTAGACAGATGAATTTTTGAAAGCACGGTAGATAGATGGGGAGGGACTAGGAATGAAGATTACAGAATTACATACGTATCGAGTCGCAGTACCATTACATAAACCATTTAAAACAGCGCTTCGCACAGTTCACTTAGCCGAAGCGATTATCGTAAAGGTGATGTGTGATGACGGAACAATTGGCTGGGGAGAAGCGCCGCCAACAGCAGTAATTACAGGTGATAGCTTAGATAGCATTGAAGCAGCGATTCAGCAGGTGATTAAACCAAAGCTAATCGGAAGGAATCTCTTACACTATGAAGCTCTTTTTCATGATATAGCCTCTAGCATCGTTCGAAACTCAAGTGCAAAAGCAGCTGTGGATATGGCACTGTACGACTGCTTGGCACAGCATAGCGGTCTGCCGCTGTATCAATATCTCGGTGGGTACAGAGGAAGTCTTGAAACAGACTACACGGTAAGCGTAAATGAGCCAAAAGAAATGGCAGATGATGCTGTGCAGTACATAAAGGATGGATTTGACGTTCTAAAAATCAAGGTTGGGAAAGATGACATTCAGACCGATATTGAGCGCATAAAACGAATACGCCAGGTGGTTGGCAATGAGCCCAAAATACGTCTAGATGCCAATCAAGGATGGAGCGTAAAAGAATCCATTTACACGATTCGTCAAATGGAAGATTTGGGACTCAATATTGAGCTAGTAGAGCAACCCGTGATCGCGTCAGACATCGCAGGTCTGAAAAGAGTAACGGATCACGTCAACACGCTCATTATGGCAGATGAAAGTGTATTTACACCTAATCAAGCGCTAGAAGTAGTGGCGACGAGAAGTGCGGATTTAATTAACATTAAGCTTATGAAAGCAGGCGGCATTTATCAAGCCGAAAAAATTAATGCCCTTGCTGAATTAAACGGCATTCAATGTATGGTAGGAAGCATGATTGAAACAAAGATAGGCATTACGGCTGCAGCCCACTTTGCCGCTAGTAAAAAGAACATTACGCGTTTTGATTTTGATGCACCGCTCATGCTTGCAGAAGATATCGTCACGGGCGGTATTCACTACAGTGGACGCCACATTTCATTCTCTCAAAAAACGGGCCTTGGTATTACGGATGTAAATTTAAAAGGAGGCATACAAATTGGGTAAATCATTTGTTGTAAACGTACCGGTCGCAACGATTTGGACATCTCATGACTCACCAAGAGAATTGGATCAACAAGCGGTGAGCTATCCGGCAAATATTGAAGGATGGATTAAAAGCTTAAGTCATGATCAGCTTCTTGATCTATGCAATCATAATCTTGTTCAAACACAGGTGCTTCTTGGTCAAAAAGTTGAGATCATAAGCGAACACGGTGAGTGGGTAGAAGTGATCATTCCTGAACAGCCGTCTTCAAAGCAGGAACGGGGCTATCCTGGATGGATGCCAAAAAGGCAGCTGACAGAAGTGGCTGATTGGGACGTTGAGCAATCTCCGCTTATCAGCGTTATTAAGCAAACAGCATGGCTATATGATGACGAAAATCAGCCGCTTCTTCACGTAAGTTTTCAAACGAGGCTACCGGTCGTAGAGGAGTCAGGAACGTACATCCGCGTTCAAATACCTCAAGGAACAGCACGTGTAAAAAAAGAAGATATTACGTTCTTACGTTCGTTGAAGGAACTTCCAATAGGAAGCGGTGAAGGAATTGTCGGAGCTGGAAAAGCGTTTATTGGTCTTCCGTACTTATGGGGTGGAATGAGTGGATTTGGGTTTGATTGCTCGGGGTTTAGCTATACGATGTGCAAAGCAAATGGAATCATGATCGCACGCGATGCGCACGACCAAGCAGCTTCAGGTGAGAGCGTACCGTTTCATCAATTGAAGCCCGGCGATCTTCTATTCTTCGCGTATGAAGAAGGAAAAGGAAAGCTTCATCATGTTGGAATTTATTGTGGAAACGGAGAAATGATTCATGCTCCTCAAACAGGAAAAGGTATTGAAGTCATTGAATTAAAAGGCACCATCTATGAAAAAGAGCTCTGTCATGCAAGCCGATATTGGAAATAAGATAGATTTTGGAAAAAATGGAGGGGTTAGGCATGGAGAAGGAACGTCTATTGATGATTCAAAACTTACAAAAATATTTCCCAGCAGATAAAAATCAAGTCGTCAAGGCGGTCGATGGTATTTCGTTTGATATCTACAAAGGAGAAACGTTTGGTTTAGTAGGTGAGTCTGGATGTGGAAAATCGACAACGGGAAGAACAATTATGCGGCTGTATAATCGTACGGATGGAAAGGTTCTCTATGAAGGACGTGATATGGACGAATTATCAGAAAAGGAGCGCAGCAAGTATCAGCGCAAAATTCAAATGATTTTTCAAGACCCATATGCATCGTTAAATCCTCGTTCAACCGTGCGAGATATTATTGCAGAACCGATGGAAGTACATCGATTGTATCCGAACAAGAAGAAACAAAATGAGCGCATCTACGAACTTCTAGAACTTGTCGGGCTTAATCGTGAGCATGCTAACCGATATCCTCATGAATTTAGCGGTGGGCAGCGTCAGCGAATCGGAATCGCTCGTGCGCTAGCGCTAGAGCCAGAGTTCATTATTGCGGATGAACCGATTTCTGCTTTAGATGTGTCTGTTCAGGCACAGGTAGTCAATCTATTAAAAAAGCTTCAAGTAGAACAAGGACTTACGTATTTATTCATTGCGCATGACCTTTCAATGGTAAAGCATATTAGTGACCGAATTGGCGTCATGTATTTAGGGAATATGATGGAGCTTACGACAAGCGATGAGCTCTATAAAAATCCTCTTCATCCCTATACGCAGGCGCTTCTATCAGCCATCCCGATTCCTGACCCCGACGTAGAGGACAAGCGTCAGCGTATTATTTTAAAAGGGGAAATTCCAAGTCCAATTAACCCGCCGAGTGGCTGTACGTTCCGCACGCGTTGCCCTCATGCCATGGACGTTTGCGCAGCGAAAAAACCAGTTTGGCAAGAAGCTGAGAGCGGTCATTTTGTGGCGTGTCACCTTTATAATGGAGAGATAATGGACAAGCAAAAGCAAGAAGTGACGACAAGTTAAGATGAATAAGGTTCAAGATTTACAGAATGCAATCGAGAACATTGTAAACGAGATAAGTGGACGTATGGGTGTCTATGTCCAGCTAGGAAACGAACATATTAATGTGAACGGCGATCTGTCTATGCCATCTGCAAGCCTCATTAAAATTCCTATTTTGCTTGAACTCTTTCATCAAGTTGAACAGAGTCTCATTCATTTACGTGAGATAAACGAAATAAAGGATTTTAAGAGAGTCGGCGGAGCAGGAGTTCTTCAGTCCCTTACGAACGATGTGAAGCTCACGTGGTACGATTTGGCCGTGTTAATGATCACTGTTTCAGACAACATGGCGACAAATGCGCTTATTCATCGTTTGAACATGAATGCCGTTAATGATTATTGTCACGCCTTCACAGAAGCGACCGTGTTGCAACGAGAAATGATGGATTTTGAGGCTGTCAAAGAAGGGAAGGATAATTGGACGTCTGCGCGCGACATGGTGAAGCTGTTAACACTGGTAGACGATGAACATTTTTTGTCACGTGAAAGTAGGCAAGAGATTTATTCGATCTTAACCAAGCAGCAATTTCAAGATAAGCTCCCAGCGAGAATGG includes:
- a CDS encoding C40 family peptidase translates to MGKSFVVNVPVATIWTSHDSPRELDQQAVSYPANIEGWIKSLSHDQLLDLCNHNLVQTQVLLGQKVEIISEHGEWVEVIIPEQPSSKQERGYPGWMPKRQLTEVADWDVEQSPLISVIKQTAWLYDDENQPLLHVSFQTRLPVVEESGTYIRVQIPQGTARVKKEDITFLRSLKELPIGSGEGIVGAGKAFIGLPYLWGGMSGFGFDCSGFSYTMCKANGIMIARDAHDQAASGESVPFHQLKPGDLLFFAYEEGKGKLHHVGIYCGNGEMIHAPQTGKGIEVIELKGTIYEKELCHASRYWK
- a CDS encoding DUF1033 family protein; the protein is MEKGWTIYVAKEDCEPWYFLSDWQDQITSELSFDEKEAALARYVELVNEYKAQYPESKHKNYSLYSFWNKDEEVYCEACEDYLQVFHSIRLQYDGELYDVQGDDQALQYIMQSVKN
- a CDS encoding dipeptide epimerase: MKITELHTYRVAVPLHKPFKTALRTVHLAEAIIVKVMCDDGTIGWGEAPPTAVITGDSLDSIEAAIQQVIKPKLIGRNLLHYEALFHDIASSIVRNSSAKAAVDMALYDCLAQHSGLPLYQYLGGYRGSLETDYTVSVNEPKEMADDAVQYIKDGFDVLKIKVGKDDIQTDIERIKRIRQVVGNEPKIRLDANQGWSVKESIYTIRQMEDLGLNIELVEQPVIASDIAGLKRVTDHVNTLIMADESVFTPNQALEVVATRSADLINIKLMKAGGIYQAEKINALAELNGIQCMVGSMIETKIGITAAAHFAASKKNITRFDFDAPLMLAEDIVTGGIHYSGRHISFSQKTGLGITDVNLKGGIQIG
- a CDS encoding ABC transporter permease, which codes for MGKYIVKRFVAMIATLWIITTLTFFLMHMIPGSPFNQERNTSDVVQKNLEAHYHLDQPLYTQYFLYLKSIATFDFGPSIKQPDSTVNDLLSRGFPVSLELGTVTLIVAIISGIILGIIAALFHNGIVDYVAMTLAVLGISIPNFVMAPLLIQQLAVNWEILPGAMWTSWKHMILPTVALATGPMAIIARLTRSSMLEVLTQDYIRTATAKGLTPFKIVVKHALRNALLPVVTIIGALAAGILTGSFVIEKIFAIPGMGKYFVQSINDRDYPVIMGTTVFYSAFLIFMLFVVDLAYGFLDPRIKLHKKEG
- a CDS encoding M55 family metallopeptidase, whose amino-acid sequence is MKLYVSVDMEGITGLVDASHVDSSRHNYERGRLIMTNETNAVVNTAFASGCEEIVVNDSHSKMNNLLIEHLHPDTQLITGDVKPFSMVQGLDDSFKGAMFLGYHARASVPGVMTHSMIFGVRRMYINEVEVGELGFNAYVAGYYGVPVLLVAGDDQAAAEAEALIPNVTTAVVKEAISRSASKSLTPAKAAELLKAKTEEALKKEVKPLVPPEKPVLRIEFANYGQAEWAHLMPKTEIEKGTTIVRYEADNILEAYQAMLVMTELAMRTTFC
- a CDS encoding ABC transporter ATP-binding protein, whose protein sequence is MEKERLLMIQNLQKYFPADKNQVVKAVDGISFDIYKGETFGLVGESGCGKSTTGRTIMRLYNRTDGKVLYEGRDMDELSEKERSKYQRKIQMIFQDPYASLNPRSTVRDIIAEPMEVHRLYPNKKKQNERIYELLELVGLNREHANRYPHEFSGGQRQRIGIARALALEPEFIIADEPISALDVSVQAQVVNLLKKLQVEQGLTYLFIAHDLSMVKHISDRIGVMYLGNMMELTTSDELYKNPLHPYTQALLSAIPIPDPDVEDKRQRIILKGEIPSPINPPSGCTFRTRCPHAMDVCAAKKPVWQEAESGHFVACHLYNGEIMDKQKQEVTTS
- a CDS encoding peptide ABC transporter substrate-binding protein translates to MKKVFSLCVMVMLVFALAACTATSDQASDSEKSGGKKGSKVLYLNNGQEPTSLDPPIGFDSVSWNALNNLMEGMTRLGKDHNPEAATAKDWDVSEDGTKYTFHIRDDAKWSNGDPVTAGDFEFAWKRLLDPKTASSAAFLGYFIKGGEEFNTGKGTADNVQVKATDDKTLEVTLTSPQAYFLSVIANPAFFPINQKVAEKNPKWYAEADTFVANGPFKLTEWKHDSNFVMKKNDQYWDAKNVKLDQVNWAEVSDTTTEYQLFQTGELDTSGVPSDLSDKLFKDGEVKVDDQAGEYFYRFNVTMEPFQNANIRKAFAMAVDQQKIVDYVTKRKQKPATAFVSPGFNEPSGDDFRKTGGDLVEFDNKEAKSLLEKGMKEEGYSKLPAVTLTYSTSEDHKKIAEAMQDMLKENLGVDVKLANMEWNVFQDEQKKLKFQFSRSSFLADYADPINFLENFQTGHSMNRTGWSNPKYDELIKQAKSEADEEKRFKIMHEAEQILFDDMPILPIHFYNQVYLQNKDVTGIVRHPVGYLELKWADKK
- a CDS encoding ABC transporter permease; the encoded protein is MGLPTQQDPNTVLDEWFVPKKKDANEAEAVVRPSLSYWQDAWRRLRKNKLAMTGLVMLIVLIIMAIIGPIISPHSVTKQTLTDQNLAPSSTHWFGTDDMGRDVFTRTWYGARISLFVGFMAALIDFIIGVLYGGISGYKGGRTDNIMMRIVEVLYGLPYLLVVILLMVVMGPGMGTIIVALTVTGWVGMARIVRGQVLQIKNYEFVLASQTFGTKVFRIIRKNLLPNTMGAIIVQMTLTVPSAIFAEAFLSFLGLGIQAPYASWGVMASDGVTSILAGYWWRLFFPAFFISITMYAFNVLGDGLQDALDPKLRR
- a CDS encoding serine hydrolase, with protein sequence MNKVQDLQNAIENIVNEISGRMGVYVQLGNEHINVNGDLSMPSASLIKIPILLELFHQVEQSLIHLREINEIKDFKRVGGAGVLQSLTNDVKLTWYDLAVLMITVSDNMATNALIHRLNMNAVNDYCHAFTEATVLQREMMDFEAVKEGKDNWTSARDMVKLLTLVDDEHFLSRESRQEIYSILTKQQFQDKLPARMDDTVTIANKTGELEGVEHDVAIIDGYGQRMYVAVLTDQLVNSYEGRSAISAIGYELHQYLKKA
- a CDS encoding ABC transporter ATP-binding protein — protein: MEKVLEIKNLHVSFDTYGGTVKAVRGVEFDLHKGETIAIVGESGCGKSVTSQSIMRLIPKATGRIADGSILFKGNDLTKLKESEMRKIRGSEISMIFQDPMTALNPTITVGEQITEGIMQHTKATKQQAKQKAVEMLELVGISSPKERLKQYPHQFSGGMRQRIVIAMSLVCEPEVIIADEPTTALDVTIQAQILELFRDIQRKTNVSIILITHDLGVVAQVADRVVVMYAGKVVEAGTRREIFYNPQHPYTKGLLNSVPRLDLEGGDLIPIPGSPPDLFSPPTGCAFAPRCPYAMEVCDRVHPSDTIISEGHHTSCWLQDERAKKLVSTLA